The Candidatus Kryptoniota bacterium genome contains a region encoding:
- the lat gene encoding L-lysine 6-transaminase, translating into MNETKTRTEHPTDVGELAYSGSIKPEQVMDTLRKHMLVDGFDVVFDLKKSKGSYVYDSKRKKYFLDFFTFFASSPIGFNHPKMTTADFLDRLARVSVHKPSSSDSYTVEMAEFIEAFSKYAIPDYLPHVFLVEGGGLAVENALKAAFDYRMRKNLESGFYRTEDAEDRLKVVHFRQAFHGRTGYTLSLTNTDPIKTKYFPKFRWPRINNPAIRFPLNEANLRLVKHEEEIAINQIKQAIVEFRKDIAALIIEPIQAEGGDVHMRKEFFVRLRELCSDNDIIMIMDEVQTGIGLTGKMWAHQHFVEPDAISFGKKTQVCGVLAGNKFDEVKDTVFNTPGRINSTFGGNLTDMVRFTKYLQIIHEEKLVENAAKVGKYLLKRLQELQSQYENLVFNARGLGLFCAFDMASPQKRLELRQRVFDRNLLLIGCGIQTIRFRPPLNLTEQEVDEGIGIIKKALAEMPTGA; encoded by the coding sequence GTGAACGAAACAAAAACCAGAACTGAACATCCGACGGACGTAGGGGAGCTGGCTTACTCAGGGAGCATCAAACCGGAGCAGGTAATGGATACACTCCGGAAACACATGCTTGTGGATGGGTTCGACGTCGTGTTTGACCTCAAGAAGAGCAAGGGCTCATATGTTTACGACTCTAAGAGAAAGAAATATTTTCTCGATTTTTTTACTTTCTTCGCTTCGTCCCCGATCGGTTTCAATCACCCGAAGATGACCACCGCCGATTTTCTTGACAGGTTGGCGCGTGTTTCCGTTCATAAACCATCGAGCTCGGACTCGTACACCGTCGAGATGGCGGAATTCATCGAGGCATTTTCAAAGTACGCTATACCCGACTACCTGCCGCATGTTTTCTTGGTTGAAGGAGGCGGACTCGCTGTCGAAAACGCTCTGAAGGCGGCCTTCGACTACCGCATGCGGAAAAATCTGGAATCGGGCTTCTATCGAACTGAAGATGCTGAAGACAGGTTGAAAGTGGTACACTTCCGGCAAGCCTTTCACGGAAGAACAGGTTACACGCTTTCGCTCACGAACACCGATCCAATCAAGACAAAATATTTTCCGAAATTCCGATGGCCGCGCATTAACAATCCGGCGATCAGGTTTCCGCTCAACGAAGCCAACCTGAGGCTTGTGAAGCATGAGGAAGAAATCGCAATCAATCAAATCAAGCAAGCTATAGTGGAATTCAGGAAAGACATCGCGGCGCTGATCATCGAGCCGATTCAAGCCGAGGGCGGCGATGTTCACATGCGGAAGGAGTTCTTCGTAAGGCTGAGGGAGCTCTGCTCCGATAACGACATAATCATGATAATGGACGAGGTACAAACGGGGATAGGTCTCACAGGTAAAATGTGGGCGCATCAACATTTCGTCGAACCGGATGCGATATCATTCGGAAAGAAGACCCAGGTTTGCGGCGTGCTGGCCGGAAATAAGTTCGACGAAGTGAAGGATACGGTGTTCAACACTCCCGGTAGAATAAACAGTACTTTCGGCGGGAACCTGACTGACATGGTCAGGTTTACCAAATACCTTCAAATCATCCACGAAGAGAAGCTCGTAGAGAACGCCGCGAAGGTTGGGAAATACCTCCTCAAACGCCTTCAAGAACTGCAATCCCAGTATGAAAATCTGGTCTTTAACGCACGCGGTCTTGGACTTTTTTGCGCGTTCGATATGGCTTCACCGCAGAAGCGCCTCGAGTTACGTCAACGCGTCTTCGACCGGAACTTGCTCCTCATAGGCTGCGGTATACAGACAATTCGATTCAGACCGCCGTTGAATCTGACGGAACAAGAAGTTGATGAAGGAATCGGGATAATCAAGAAAGCTCTCGCCGAAATGCCCACCGGCGCGTAG
- a CDS encoding PAS domain S-box protein, whose translation MKFIGHISINTKLVIGFGLIIVLQSITILTAYRALEDAGTPEKTLFDVNFSNVYDLATLRSNINGERVAVAAMIMTDKAEWGKWNADLQARIQKDEQIIDRLIIGFRSNPPQLSRMNEFIAAREKYEQAQAAILRSLFDSSNRAMAKQIFFQVSVDLHSTMRAIALSLEEEEGAEASRMVEVDRINSEDRARTYVLYGIATLAMALGLAAMMKWLLSSYIGEIRNEGAKLASVGRALKLLNVCNGISIRSKEEDQLLRDTCQAIIDVGRHKLAWVGYAENDESKSVRPVALAGADHEYVDTIQISWSDSERGRGPTGTAIRSGKPVVSQDTMTDTFFEPWRYEAVERGIRSSVAAPLRNGEVVFGALMVYSAVPHAFDGEELELLSELADNLAYATVAIREGVALANAEKELRITLEKYRVLLDSINIGVSITDEKGRIVEANPASERLLGISTKDHTGRTIDGKEWKVIRPDGSPMPPEEYASVRALKEKRAVDHVEMGVVKSESDITWMSVNANPIPLEGYGVAITYTDITERKNSEHKLEKANAYNRSILEASSDPIVVTDIDGKIVDLNKATETATGYCRAELIGTEFSDYFTDPQRAREGVSRTLARGSVSGYQLTLSVKSGEKTEVLFNARVFRDEDGKLQGVVASARTVE comes from the coding sequence ATGAAATTCATCGGCCACATTTCAATCAATACGAAGCTGGTGATCGGGTTCGGACTGATCATCGTGCTCCAGTCAATCACGATCTTAACTGCGTATCGAGCACTCGAGGATGCAGGCACGCCCGAGAAGACCCTTTTCGATGTGAATTTTTCGAACGTCTACGATCTTGCGACACTGAGGTCCAATATTAACGGTGAACGCGTCGCAGTGGCTGCCATGATTATGACGGACAAGGCCGAATGGGGAAAATGGAATGCCGATTTGCAGGCGCGCATACAGAAGGATGAACAGATCATTGACAGACTCATCATCGGCTTCAGAAGTAATCCCCCTCAGCTCAGCAGGATGAATGAGTTCATCGCCGCCAGGGAGAAGTACGAGCAGGCACAGGCAGCGATTCTGCGATCCCTATTTGACAGTTCAAACCGCGCCATGGCAAAACAAATATTCTTTCAGGTGTCTGTGGATCTTCATTCGACGATGAGGGCTATTGCCCTTTCGTTGGAAGAAGAAGAAGGAGCTGAAGCGAGCCGCATGGTGGAGGTCGACCGCATAAACTCAGAAGATCGCGCTCGTACCTACGTATTGTACGGGATCGCGACCTTAGCGATGGCTCTTGGGCTTGCCGCCATGATGAAATGGCTGTTGTCATCCTACATAGGGGAAATCAGGAATGAAGGTGCTAAACTGGCCTCGGTGGGTAGGGCACTTAAGCTATTGAACGTCTGCAACGGCATCTCCATTCGATCAAAAGAGGAAGACCAACTTCTCAGAGATACTTGCCAGGCGATCATAGACGTAGGTAGACACAAGCTCGCATGGGTTGGTTACGCTGAGAATGATGAAAGCAAATCCGTCCGACCTGTCGCCCTTGCTGGTGCTGATCATGAATATGTCGATACGATCCAGATATCGTGGTCGGACAGCGAAAGAGGACGAGGACCAACAGGGACAGCAATCAGATCGGGCAAGCCTGTCGTCTCTCAAGACACAATGACAGACACCTTCTTCGAGCCATGGAGATATGAGGCCGTTGAAAGAGGAATCAGGTCTTCGGTCGCTGCTCCGCTCAGGAACGGCGAAGTAGTATTCGGTGCGCTCATGGTTTACTCGGCGGTCCCACACGCATTCGACGGCGAGGAGCTGGAACTCCTATCTGAGCTTGCCGACAACCTTGCATATGCGACAGTAGCAATTCGCGAAGGCGTGGCTTTGGCCAATGCGGAAAAAGAGCTTCGGATCACTCTGGAAAAATATCGCGTCCTTTTGGATTCAATTAATATAGGCGTAAGCATCACCGACGAAAAAGGCCGGATCGTCGAGGCAAATCCCGCTTCCGAACGACTTCTTGGCATATCAACAAAGGATCACACAGGGAGGACAATCGATGGGAAGGAATGGAAGGTTATCCGGCCTGATGGGAGTCCGATGCCCCCTGAAGAATACGCGAGCGTCAGAGCGCTTAAGGAGAAACGTGCAGTCGACCATGTCGAAATGGGAGTCGTTAAAAGCGAATCAGATATTACTTGGATGAGCGTAAACGCCAATCCGATTCCGCTAGAGGGATACGGTGTCGCGATAACTTACACCGATATCACGGAGCGCAAGAACTCGGAACACAAATTAGAAAAAGCAAATGCCTACAACAGGAGTATCCTAGAAGCGAGCAGTGATCCTATAGTAGTCACAGATATTGATGGCAAAATTGTGGACTTGAACAAAGCGACGGAGACAGCTACCGGCTATTGTCGCGCAGAACTTATCGGCACCGAATTCTCAGACTACTTCACAGATCCACAACGAGCCCGTGAGGGGGTTTCCCGTACATTGGCTCGTGGTTCTGTAAGCGGATATCAGCTGACGCTAAGTGTTAAATCTGGCGAGAAGACAGAAGTACTTTTCAATGCGAGAGTATTTCGTGACGAGGATGGAAAACTACAGGGAGTTGTTGCGTCCGCCCGCACAGTCGAATGA
- the obgE gene encoding GTPase ObgE — protein MHFVDEALIHVKAGDGGNGCVSFRREKFIPRGGPDGGNGGRGGSIVLVADKSLTTLLDFHYRASFKAARGQHGQGSTKFGRSADDMVVKLPVGTIVMDASDGGVVEDMVKDGQRCIVARGGRGGRGNAEFATSTNRAPRKAEPGEIGEEKDLRLELKLLADIGLVGFPNAGKSTLLSVISAAKPKIADYPFTTLTPILGIAKYKERSFVVADMPGLIEGASRGKGLGISFLKHIERTKAIAVLIEATSDEPRNDFQMLLEEMRVHNKSLPSKVKLAVFTKTDLIDDKRLAELRKIIFPRRTKKLFISSVTGEGIEGLLGAFWTALKR, from the coding sequence ATGCATTTTGTCGACGAGGCGCTCATCCACGTTAAAGCTGGGGACGGCGGTAACGGGTGTGTCAGCTTCAGGCGCGAGAAGTTCATCCCGCGTGGCGGGCCGGATGGGGGAAACGGCGGGAGAGGCGGAAGCATCGTTCTCGTTGCAGACAAATCTCTAACTACGCTGCTCGACTTTCACTACAGGGCCTCTTTCAAAGCGGCGCGCGGTCAGCACGGCCAGGGCTCCACGAAATTCGGAAGAAGCGCCGATGACATGGTGGTCAAATTGCCTGTGGGAACAATTGTCATGGATGCTTCCGACGGCGGCGTAGTAGAGGACATGGTGAAGGACGGCCAGAGGTGCATCGTCGCAAGAGGCGGACGTGGCGGACGTGGCAACGCGGAATTTGCTACGTCGACCAATCGCGCTCCGAGAAAAGCGGAGCCCGGCGAAATCGGTGAAGAGAAAGATCTCAGACTCGAACTTAAGCTGCTTGCCGACATCGGACTTGTCGGATTCCCGAATGCGGGAAAGTCAACTCTCCTTTCCGTTATCTCCGCAGCGAAACCGAAGATTGCCGATTACCCCTTCACTACTCTGACACCTATTCTCGGAATCGCGAAATACAAAGAGCGGTCTTTTGTGGTGGCCGATATGCCGGGTCTCATAGAGGGCGCCAGCCGCGGCAAGGGATTAGGAATTTCTTTCCTTAAGCACATCGAAAGGACTAAGGCGATCGCCGTGCTGATTGAGGCGACATCCGATGAGCCGCGCAATGACTTCCAAATGCTCCTGGAAGAGATGCGCGTTCACAATAAGAGCCTTCCTTCGAAGGTGAAGCTTGCTGTCTTTACAAAGACCGACCTCATCGACGATAAACGATTAGCTGAGCTTCGCAAAATCATATTTCCTCGCAGAACGAAAAAGCTTTTCATCAGTTCTGTTACAGGAGAGGGCATCGAGGGATTGCTTGGCGCATTCTGGACCGCGCTGAAGAGATGA
- a CDS encoding tetratricopeptide repeat protein yields the protein MRKRILLVSVVVFCASVKLFAQETQVDSDLKFGIELFRNQMYDLAEEQFNKFLQQYPASPSAGQARYYLALSQLDQKKYADAAGNFQTFAIQYPNDPQAPSAWMNAGDAFAKGNDFANAGLSYERLKVFYPKDPQAPAALLEAARFFNMSGDTARAEISLLSIVQDYTSTSSYFEATFQLGNLYFDSGRLQKAENQYKALLASDNDSVRVMGLLALGKLNKMTGSIQSAEQYFAEAAKIGIFPQSTDAVLETIEIDLEAGNYSHGFEDANRLQSSKLTSEEREQLDYEINYAQLALGNNSIYRKNAAKIKVLPWKCRIRIASLLKTKGEYSEGLAVMKNLPAKGVDSSALDLYAELAYRAGKMSLADSLLHLSIQDSKSPDPRIIVKLLDIEKMILNDGEKVGATFARYRDYLKDRPDALLFYGAIDDEISEDYGDASDKLEELEKSFPESDYLSAADSLSDIIADSKGFDYRDAVVELADILMQQGLSSSDKTNSLMRLGNLYENILKDHSKAARIFEEVASTDTGSNQRLANYLLASALENNEKEKTDRNSKAFDIYQQLSAEPAADSIAERSLFKLMELQASSGDSVAAENSALSFVKRFPASPRLPEACCLLATVLFNSGAYHDAVAQASLATPLPAAALILAKSEIALDSLDNAKSILENLMNSDPPKESLIRGELVYIGLLKRTNADAGETYIDLLDNLVPSKVKDNVAAQYADFLYSTEKYDSAFSVYDLIGKDELWHRTSSQLNYKMAYCMLKTGDLESARDLFQQVASTASDTSLRNDSFLQLGGIYRNLGDSKMSAAFYEKAGSGDEGALVNAGDTYFKLGDFENAQEIYGKLQNSTKSDSVKEYCVARLIEIDYKDGDVKSADSKAAKFRKSYKDGSSEYLARFLVDKAEYLIDNKKYDEAEKLLDDVKSDYEDTQAYPVSLLDHARVFVEKEDLDKAQATLTELLTKFPASAAALEGHLELGNILYAKEKYQEAADNFRMVYLDSLADRGLVRDAMSRLVSSYESLGLFDGALEISRKFVKMFPDDKSIMDMRIKIGILYEELKYFDQALLTFQNLAKDANRDYQAELHYYIGAIYDDKGDYANAILEFLKVPYLVSPSPAVDWAAQAYYSAGKCYEKLNKPNDAITMYQKIVDKPNTDPTFVAGAQREINRVKALLK from the coding sequence ATGCGTAAAAGAATTTTGTTAGTATCCGTGGTAGTCTTCTGCGCGTCGGTAAAACTTTTTGCTCAGGAAACTCAGGTCGACTCCGACCTGAAGTTCGGAATAGAGCTGTTCAGGAATCAGATGTACGATCTTGCCGAAGAACAGTTCAACAAATTTCTCCAGCAATACCCGGCATCTCCGTCCGCGGGACAGGCGCGATACTATCTCGCCCTCTCCCAGCTCGACCAGAAGAAGTATGCTGATGCCGCAGGAAACTTCCAGACTTTTGCAATCCAATATCCGAACGACCCGCAGGCGCCTTCTGCCTGGATGAATGCGGGTGACGCCTTCGCAAAGGGAAATGATTTCGCGAACGCCGGTTTGTCATATGAACGACTGAAGGTCTTTTATCCGAAGGATCCTCAAGCACCTGCGGCGCTCCTGGAAGCCGCACGATTCTTCAACATGTCGGGCGATACTGCCCGGGCCGAGATTTCGTTACTCTCCATCGTCCAGGATTATACTTCTACATCGAGTTATTTTGAGGCGACATTCCAGCTCGGCAACCTGTATTTCGATTCGGGCCGACTTCAGAAAGCAGAAAACCAATACAAAGCGCTCCTCGCTTCGGACAACGATTCTGTCCGGGTGATGGGATTGCTCGCCCTCGGCAAACTAAATAAGATGACAGGCTCGATCCAATCGGCTGAGCAGTATTTCGCAGAAGCAGCGAAGATAGGCATTTTCCCACAAAGCACAGATGCTGTCCTCGAAACAATTGAAATCGATCTCGAGGCGGGTAACTATTCGCACGGGTTCGAAGACGCAAACCGCCTTCAGTCCTCGAAGCTTACATCGGAGGAGAGAGAACAGCTCGATTACGAGATCAACTACGCGCAGCTTGCGCTCGGCAATAATTCGATTTATAGGAAGAACGCCGCTAAAATAAAAGTCCTGCCCTGGAAATGTCGGATCAGGATTGCTTCGCTTCTAAAGACTAAGGGCGAGTACTCCGAGGGTCTGGCCGTGATGAAGAATCTTCCGGCGAAGGGTGTCGATAGTTCTGCTCTGGATCTTTATGCGGAGCTCGCCTATCGCGCAGGGAAAATGAGTCTCGCCGATTCGCTGCTTCATCTCTCGATCCAGGATTCAAAGAGCCCGGATCCCAGAATTATAGTGAAGTTGCTTGATATCGAGAAAATGATCCTCAATGACGGTGAAAAAGTCGGAGCGACATTTGCGCGCTATCGCGACTACCTGAAGGACAGGCCGGACGCGCTCCTGTTTTATGGTGCGATAGACGATGAAATTTCCGAGGATTACGGCGACGCGTCCGACAAACTTGAGGAACTCGAGAAGAGTTTCCCCGAATCGGACTATCTTTCCGCCGCCGACAGTTTGTCTGATATCATAGCTGATTCAAAGGGGTTCGATTATCGCGACGCTGTTGTAGAGCTTGCCGACATTCTCATGCAGCAGGGCCTCTCGTCATCAGATAAAACCAACTCGCTGATGCGTCTCGGGAATTTATACGAAAACATTTTGAAGGATCATTCGAAAGCTGCGAGGATATTCGAGGAAGTGGCTTCCACCGATACCGGCAGCAACCAGCGTCTGGCAAATTATCTTCTCGCATCGGCGCTCGAAAACAATGAGAAAGAGAAGACAGACAGGAACTCAAAAGCATTCGACATATATCAGCAGCTTTCTGCCGAACCCGCCGCCGACTCGATCGCAGAAAGATCACTTTTCAAGCTCATGGAGCTGCAAGCATCGTCTGGTGATTCTGTAGCGGCTGAGAATTCGGCATTAAGTTTTGTGAAACGCTTTCCTGCCTCACCTCGCCTGCCCGAAGCATGTTGTCTTCTCGCCACCGTACTCTTCAACTCAGGAGCGTACCATGACGCAGTCGCGCAGGCGTCTCTGGCTACCCCGCTCCCTGCGGCTGCGCTGATTCTTGCAAAGTCGGAAATTGCCCTTGACTCTCTTGATAATGCAAAATCGATTCTCGAGAATCTTATGAATAGCGATCCTCCCAAAGAATCCTTGATACGCGGCGAGCTTGTGTATATCGGGCTCCTCAAACGAACGAATGCAGATGCGGGGGAGACTTATATCGACCTGCTGGATAACCTCGTTCCGTCGAAGGTCAAGGACAACGTCGCTGCTCAATACGCCGATTTCCTTTACTCTACGGAGAAATACGATTCAGCTTTTTCTGTTTACGATCTGATCGGGAAGGACGAGCTCTGGCACCGGACATCTTCACAACTTAATTACAAAATGGCGTACTGCATGTTGAAGACAGGCGATCTTGAGAGCGCCAGGGACTTGTTCCAGCAAGTTGCGTCGACAGCGTCCGACACGTCATTAAGAAATGATTCTTTTCTTCAACTCGGAGGTATTTACAGGAACCTTGGCGATAGCAAGATGAGTGCCGCCTTTTATGAAAAGGCGGGCTCGGGCGACGAGGGCGCGCTTGTAAATGCCGGTGACACGTATTTCAAGCTGGGCGATTTCGAAAATGCGCAAGAAATATACGGTAAGCTCCAAAATTCCACGAAGAGTGATTCGGTAAAAGAGTACTGTGTCGCAAGACTCATCGAGATTGATTACAAGGATGGAGATGTAAAATCGGCGGACTCGAAGGCCGCTAAGTTCAGGAAATCATACAAAGACGGGAGCAGCGAGTACCTGGCCCGTTTCCTGGTGGACAAGGCGGAATATTTGATTGACAACAAGAAGTATGATGAAGCAGAAAAACTTCTGGACGATGTTAAAAGCGATTACGAAGACACGCAGGCCTATCCGGTTTCCCTCCTTGATCACGCGCGGGTCTTCGTTGAGAAGGAGGACCTCGACAAGGCTCAAGCGACGTTGACGGAGCTTCTCACAAAGTTTCCAGCAAGTGCCGCTGCCCTTGAGGGGCATCTTGAGCTTGGAAACATTTTATATGCGAAGGAGAAATATCAGGAGGCGGCCGACAATTTCAGGATGGTCTATCTCGACTCTCTCGCGGATCGCGGGCTGGTCAGAGACGCGATGAGCAGGCTGGTAAGTTCCTACGAATCGCTGGGGTTGTTCGACGGCGCGCTCGAAATAAGCCGCAAGTTCGTGAAAATGTTCCCGGATGATAAGTCGATAATGGATATGAGGATAAAGATCGGAATCCTCTACGAGGAGCTGAAATATTTCGATCAGGCGCTGCTGACTTTTCAGAATCTGGCAAAGGATGCTAACCGTGACTACCAGGCCGAGCTTCATTACTACATCGGCGCGATATACGATGACAAGGGCGATTACGCCAACGCGATCCTCGAATTCCTGAAGGTACCTTATCTCGTCAGTCCTTCGCCGGCGGTCGATTGGGCAGCGCAGGCCTACTATTCTGCCGGAAAGTGTTACGAAAAGCTCAACAAGCCCAACGATGCGATCACGATGTACCAGAAAATTGTCGACAAGCCGAATACCGACCCGACATTTGTTGCGGGCGCACAAAGAGAAATTAACCGCGTGAAGGCGCTACTAAAATAA
- a CDS encoding succinate dehydrogenase iron-sulfur subunit produces MKVTLRVQRYNPERDTEPYYQEFILEAGDDKERILDLLHQAKWKYDGTLTFRRSCAHGVCGSDGIRINGRNRLACSTLLRDVNYKKAIVIEPLPSLPVVKDLVVDLSDFYKKYEAVKPYLVANSPAPEHERLQSNDDAEKLFESAKCILCACCTTSCPSSWSDENYIGPAALLKAYRFVFDTRDDAADERLDVIDTPDGIWRCHTIFNCVEACPKEINLTWHISQLKKRLSEREI; encoded by the coding sequence ATGAAGGTTACTCTGCGAGTACAACGCTATAATCCTGAAAGAGATACCGAACCTTATTACCAGGAATTTATTCTGGAAGCGGGTGACGACAAGGAAAGAATTCTTGACCTTCTTCACCAGGCGAAGTGGAAGTACGACGGCACGCTTACGTTCCGCCGGTCATGCGCTCACGGGGTTTGCGGATCGGACGGAATACGCATAAACGGCAGGAACAGGCTCGCCTGCTCGACGCTTCTCAGGGATGTGAACTACAAAAAGGCAATCGTCATAGAGCCTCTTCCTTCTTTACCGGTCGTGAAGGATTTGGTTGTAGACTTGTCGGATTTCTACAAAAAGTACGAGGCGGTTAAGCCATATCTTGTCGCTAACTCGCCGGCGCCGGAACATGAAAGGCTCCAGAGCAACGACGATGCGGAAAAACTTTTCGAGTCAGCCAAGTGCATCCTCTGTGCCTGCTGCACCACGTCATGCCCATCGTCGTGGTCCGACGAGAATTATATCGGGCCTGCGGCGCTGCTCAAGGCGTACAGATTTGTCTTTGATACTCGCGATGACGCGGCGGATGAGCGCCTGGACGTTATCGATACACCCGACGGCATCTGGCGATGCCACACAATCTTCAACTGCGTGGAGGCGTGCCCGAAGGAAATCAACCTTACATGGCACATATCCCAGTTGAAGAAACGCCTCTCCGAAAGGGAAATTTAG
- the sdhA gene encoding succinate dehydrogenase flavoprotein subunit — MVKHQYDVIIVGAGGAGLRAAIEVPEGFTCAVLSKVFPTRSHTGAAQGGIGAALGNEEEDSWEWHMFDTVKGSDYLGDQDAIEIMTKDAIRAVIELEHMGMPFSRTDEGKIAQRRFGGHTRPENPSDPDSKRVAVRRSCYSADRTGHVMLHTLYENCIKQKVHFFSEYFVTDLVMSGGVCSGIVAVDIATSEVHVFHAKAVMLATGGYGRVYRITSNAHVGTGDGFSFIYNNGLPLEDMEFVQFHPTGLWKLGILISEAARGEGGILLNSKGERFMERYAPTVKDLAPRDMVSRAILTEIREGRGFKGSDGTYYVHLDVSHLSKEVIKDKLPEITGFARTYLGVEPTKEPIPIQPTCHYAMGGIPTTVDAEVTKDKKNTVVPGLYAAGEAACVSVHGANRLGTNSLLDLIVFGRRGGKAIANFIKDAELAPLPADAADRSLEKIDRIMNSRGKERVGALRVELQEKMMEKVGIFRNEKDLKEMTTEIRTLRERYQDIAIDDHGKIFNTDLMEAIELGNLIDTAEPIIYGALAREESRGAHSREDFPKRDDKKWLKHTLIYKADGVRSGAKGKAEPKIDFKPVSITRFQPKERKY; from the coding sequence ATGGTAAAGCATCAGTACGATGTAATCATTGTGGGAGCGGGTGGAGCGGGCCTTCGCGCGGCCATTGAAGTCCCGGAAGGATTTACATGCGCCGTCCTTTCAAAAGTTTTTCCGACCAGATCACATACGGGCGCCGCGCAAGGTGGAATAGGTGCCGCACTCGGAAACGAGGAGGAAGACAGCTGGGAATGGCATATGTTCGACACGGTGAAGGGAAGCGATTACCTCGGCGACCAGGATGCTATAGAAATCATGACTAAGGACGCAATCAGGGCGGTTATCGAGCTGGAGCACATGGGAATGCCGTTCTCAAGAACCGATGAAGGTAAGATCGCGCAACGCCGTTTCGGAGGACACACACGACCCGAGAATCCTTCTGATCCGGATTCCAAAAGAGTCGCCGTTCGTAGATCGTGCTATTCGGCAGATAGGACCGGGCACGTGATGCTCCATACGCTCTATGAGAATTGCATCAAGCAGAAAGTCCACTTCTTCTCGGAATATTTCGTCACCGATCTGGTGATGAGCGGTGGAGTTTGCTCCGGCATCGTTGCCGTCGATATTGCCACAAGTGAAGTACATGTCTTCCATGCCAAAGCCGTCATGCTGGCAACCGGCGGTTACGGCAGAGTCTACAGGATAACATCCAATGCTCACGTCGGGACAGGGGACGGATTTTCTTTCATCTACAACAACGGTCTTCCACTTGAGGACATGGAGTTCGTGCAATTCCATCCGACCGGTCTCTGGAAACTCGGAATTTTAATCTCCGAGGCAGCGCGAGGTGAAGGCGGAATACTTCTGAACAGCAAAGGCGAACGCTTCATGGAACGGTACGCCCCGACTGTGAAAGATCTTGCGCCGCGCGACATGGTATCGCGAGCGATTCTCACCGAGATCAGGGAAGGCCGCGGGTTCAAAGGAAGCGACGGAACTTACTATGTTCACCTCGATGTGTCTCATCTGTCAAAAGAGGTCATCAAAGATAAGCTTCCGGAGATTACGGGATTTGCCAGGACTTATCTAGGCGTGGAGCCCACGAAAGAACCCATCCCGATACAACCAACCTGTCACTACGCGATGGGCGGAATCCCGACGACGGTAGATGCAGAAGTAACGAAAGACAAAAAGAACACAGTGGTGCCCGGACTATACGCCGCTGGGGAAGCGGCCTGCGTGTCTGTCCATGGCGCCAACCGGCTCGGCACTAATTCACTTCTCGACCTCATAGTGTTCGGACGCAGAGGGGGAAAAGCCATCGCCAATTTCATTAAGGACGCCGAGTTAGCTCCTCTCCCGGCCGATGCAGCGGATCGTTCGCTTGAGAAGATCGACAGGATAATGAATTCCAGGGGAAAGGAAAGAGTCGGCGCTCTCCGCGTGGAGCTTCAGGAAAAGATGATGGAAAAGGTCGGGATTTTCCGAAACGAAAAAGATCTTAAAGAGATGACCACCGAAATAAGGACTCTCCGTGAAAGATATCAGGACATCGCGATAGACGATCACGGTAAAATTTTTAACACCGATCTCATGGAAGCGATCGAACTTGGAAACCTGATCGATACCGCCGAGCCGATTATTTACGGCGCCCTAGCAAGAGAAGAGTCCAGGGGCGCTCACTCCAGGGAAGACTTCCCGAAGAGAGACGACAAAAAATGGCTCAAGCATACACTGATTTATAAGGCAGACGGTGTCAGGTCTGGAGCGAAAGGGAAAGCTGAACCTAAGATCGACTTTAAACCGGTTTCTATAACGCGGTTCCAACCGAAAGAGAGAAAGTATTGA
- the sdhD gene encoding succinate dehydrogenase, hydrophobic membrane anchor protein, which produces MYKHSGSRGSGAPGWVLQRITGVLLVVVLLAHYFVMHANPESGHSYAAVLERMHHPFWKMFDLTFITVGLWHGLNGTWGIFRDYEMKPAVSLTIYGIIIMSGVAFWVLGVNTILSF; this is translated from the coding sequence ATGTATAAACATTCGGGCTCTAGAGGCAGCGGCGCTCCAGGTTGGGTGCTCCAGAGAATTACTGGAGTCCTCCTCGTAGTCGTCCTGCTCGCACATTATTTTGTCATGCACGCAAATCCCGAGAGCGGTCATTCATATGCTGCTGTGCTTGAGAGAATGCATCACCCCTTCTGGAAAATGTTCGACCTTACTTTTATAACTGTCGGGTTGTGGCATGGACTGAACGGCACGTGGGGGATCTTCCGCGACTATGAGATGAAACCCGCCGTCAGTCTCACGATATACGGGATAATAATAATGTCGGGAGTTGCTTTCTGGGTTCTCGGCGTCAACACGATACTTTCTTTCTAA